The Methylobacterium durans nucleotide sequence CGGGCCGCCGATCCCGGCGGCCCGTTCCACATTCGGGAGAAGCGTCTGATGCGGATATCCGCCCTGATTCCGGCCGTGCTGGCGGCCTCGACCCTCGCCACCTTCGCCGCCGGGCCGGCCCTCGCCACCCCCTGCGCCGAGGAGATCGCGACGCTCGAACGGCGTCTCGACAGCGCGGGCGCGGAGAAGGTGACCGGCAAGGAGCCCCCGGGCGGCCCGACCTCCTCCCATTCGGACAAGGCGCTCGCCCAGCCGCCCGCGGGCAAGCCAAGCGATCCGAGCGTCCAGCCCAGCGCCTCCGGCGTGAAGGAGGCCCGCGACCTCGTTCAGAAGGCCAAGACCGAGGAGAAGGCCGGGAATGCGGACGGGTGCCGGGACACGATCATGAAGGCTAAGGAGAAGGCAGGCGCCCTTCCGTAAGTGGGCAGCGGCGCGGGAGGCTGTCTTCCCGCGCCTCGCTCCCGCACGTTTCGGGGAGTGCGCGCGTCAGTACGCGTTCTGCGTCCTGAACAGCGCGAAGGGCGTCGTCAGAAGGATCTGCAGGTCTAGGAGGACCGACCAGTTCTCGATGTAATAGAGGTCGTGCTCGACCCGGCGCTGAAGTTTCTCGCTGGTGTCGGTCTCGCCCCGCCATCCGTTCACCTGGGCCCAGCCGGTGATGCCGGGCTTGACCCGATGGCGGGCGAAATAGCCATCCACGACCTGATCGTAGAGGGTGTTGGCGGCTTTCGCCTGGAGGGCGTGCGGGCGGGGGCCGACGAGCGAAAGGTCGCCCCTGATCACGTTCAGGAGCTGGGGCAGCTCGTCGAGGCTCGTCTTGCGGATGAAGCGGCCGACCGGCGTCACCCGCGGATCGCCCCGGGTAACTTGCTTGGCCGCACCGAGATCGCACTGGTCGACATACATCGAGCGGAACTTGAAGACCTCGATCAGCTCGTTGTTGAAGCCGTGCCGCTTCTGCCGGAACAGGACCGGCCCCGGCGAGGTCAGCCGGACGGCGAGCGCGACCGCGAGCATCACGGGCGCCAGAAGGACGAGGAGGGCGAGCCCGACGACCCGGTCGAAGGCCGCCTTGACCACCACGTCCCAGTCCGCGATCGGCTTGTCGAACACATCGAGCACCGGCACCGAGCCGATATAGGAGTAGGAGCGGGGGCGCAGGCGCAGCTTCGTGGCATGCGCCGAGAGCCGGATGTCGATCGGCAGCACCCAGAGCTTGGCGAGCATCTGCAGGATGCGCCCCTCGGCAGAGATCGGCAGGGTGAAGACGATCAGGTCGAGGCGGGCGTTGCGGGCATAGGCGACGAGGTCGCTCACGGTGCCGAGCTTCGGGTAGCCCGCGACGACGTCCGAGGAGCGGTCGTCGTTGCGGTCGTCGAACACGCCGACGATGCGAATGCCGGTGTCGCCCTGGGCCTCGAGCGCGCGGATAAGGTCGACGGCCACGGGGCCACCCCCGACGATGGCGGTGCGCCGGTCGAAGCGTCCCATGCGCACCTGCGCGCTCACGACCTGCGTGAGCAGGAAGCGGCCGGCGAGGACGAGGAGGAGGCCACCCGAGAAATAGGCGGCGAGCCAGAGCCGGGAATAGTTGTCGGCGACCTTGGCGAGAACCATGCCGGCGGCGACGAGCAGGAAGGCGAGGGCCCAGCCCGCCGACAGCTTGAGAGCGGCCGGGAAGAAGGCGCGGAACGCCGCCATCCGGTAGGTGCCCGCCCCCTGGAACAGGGCCAGCGCGAGGGCCGAGACCGCCAGGATCGCGGCACCATAGGGCATCCCGAGCGGCACGAGCCCCCGCAGCATCGCCTGATGCAGGGCAAGACCGAGGCTGGCGATCAGGACGAACTCCGCGGCCCTGACGCAACCGGCGAGCACCACCGGGGATATCATCGGTTTGGACTGGGGCGCGGTCGCCTCCGCGGGCGGCCGGTGAGGCATGTCGCCCGCTGCCACGGCCGCCACCTCGGGCTGACCGGCAACCTTCAGGAGATCGCGGACGTCGAAGGCACTCATCGGACACTCAGCCCCTGGCTGCCGTCTGTCGCGGCCGTGCTTTGGTCCAGCCTAGGGTTGCACAACCGCATCTCGAAAAGCTTAAAGCCCAGATCGGACGCGGACCGTGCCCGGCGTCGCGCCCGCACGCGATGCCGCCTCGTCAAGGCGGCGGGCGCGGAAGGCGGCGGCGTAGCCGGAGAGCACGTCGGCCCCCATCCGCTCCATGGAGAAGCGGAGACGCACGGAGGCGCTCAGTGCGGCGAAGCGGCTGCGCCGGGTCTCGGGCGCCTCGTCGAGAACGCGGGCGATCGCGGCCGTGAGGGCCGATGCATCGCGGGGCGGCACCAGATCGTCCGCGGCCGTGCCGAAGATCTCCGGGATGCCGCCGACATTCGTCGCGACGAGTGGCTGGGCCGCCGCCGCGGCCTCCAGAACCACATAGGGCAACGACTCGGCGAAGGAGGGCACCACCATGATGCGGCCGCGGGCGAGAACCGGCCGGATGGGCTGAGCGGGCTCGAAGGCGACGGCGTCCGCGAGTCCGAGGGTGCGAACCTGTCCGGCGAGACTCTCGGCGTCCGGGCCCGATCCCACCATAAGGAGTCGCACCGGCCGCCCCTCCGCACGCAATCGCGCCAGCGCCTGCAACAGGACGGGCAGGCCCTTGGCGTCCCGCAACTCGCCAACGTAGAGGAGGTCGAAGGGGTCGGAGGCCGGCTCGACGGGCGCGAACTCGGACGCCGCGATGCCGTTGTGGACGATCCGGGTGAGGCCCGCCGCGGTGCCGACATAGGCACGGTGGCGCTGCGCGACGTATTCGCTCTCGAACAGGAACACGTCGGTGCGCCGCGCGAGCACGCCCTCGGCCGCCATGTAGAGCCGGTGCATCGGTGTGCCGGGCCGATAATTATAGCTGCCGCCGTGCGGCGTGTAGGCGCGGATGACCGGAGCCTGACCCGGGATGGGGCAGAGCCGGGCGTAGGCGCCCCCCTTCGCGCCGTGTCCGTGCAGCACGTCGGCGCCGACCGCGCGGGCGCGCCGCGCCACCGCCAGCAGCGCGGCGGCATCGGAGAGGTGCGGGTTGCGGCGCATCGGCACCCGCGTCACCCCGAGCGCGAGACAGGGGGCGAGGTCGGCAAGGGCGGCCTCGGCCCGCGCGCCGCCGGTCGTCGCGTCGCAGACGATGCCGACCTGATGCCCGGAAGCGGCCTGCAATCGGGTGAGATCGACGACGTGCCGGAACAGCCCGCCGACCGGGGCGCGGAAGACGTGCAGGATCCGGTGCGGCTGGGCGGGCAGGAGCAGGGGGGCGGAGGGGGCGAGCACGGACGGCATCTCCGAGGACGGCGCGGAACCGGCTCGGAGGCTAGGACTCGACCCTTGCGCGGCGGGTTAAGGATCCGGCGGCGGGACATCCGACGCGGCGACGATCTGCGCGCAGGGTTAGGGCCGGGATAAGGAAATGGCGCAGTTTGCGCCGATCCGGCGAAGGCGAGGCGGACCTGTCGATCACACGGGCTCCGGGGGAGCCTCGGCGTCGAGGCGGTCCGGCACCGGCCGGGGAGCGTCCGGCATTCGCATCCCGCCCCCGTTGGGACGCACGCCTTCCGGACCGGCGGGCACGAGCGCTGCCGCGGACCGCCTCAGAAGAAGCGCTCCTTGACCATGATCGTGTCGCCCGGTCGCACCGGATAGGTCATCGGCACGATACCGGAGACGAGGCCGCCCGGGCCTTCGCGGGTCAGCACGGCGTAGTCGCGGGCCGCGCGTGGTCCGAAGCCCGCCGCGATGGCCACTGCCGTCTCCACCGTCATTTCGTTGACGTAGGGATACTGGCCCGAGGTCGTCACCTCGCCGAGGATGTAGAACGGCCTGTAAGCGTCGACCTCGACCGTCACGTGGGGTTCGCGCACGAAGCCCGCCGCCAGCTTGCCCTCGATGGTGCGCGCGGCCGCCGCGGTCGTCTGCCCGCCGATCGCTACCGTGCCGATCAGCGGCATGGCGATGCGGCCGGCGCCGTCGACCGCGTAGATGTTCGAGAGGTTGTCCTGGCCGAACACGATCACGCGCAGACGGTCGCCCGCCGACAGGGTGTAGCGCGCGCCGATAGACCCCGTGCCGGTCGCATCGAGCTGCTCTGTCCGGAAGTCCGGGCGCAGGCAGCCGCCCAACGCGAGGCTGGAAGTGAGAGCTAGAAGGAGTGCGCGCCGGTTCATCGACCCATGCCGCCGTGATTGTGCTCAACGGCGACGGTGTAGGCGGATATGGTTAATGAAGGCTGACGTCCCGGAAGGACGCAGCCACGACGGCTTCGGCCTTAACCCCTGATCAATCTTAACGGTTTCTACTGCGCCCTGATCCGATCCCGTGCAGCGGACACCGAAGACCTTGCGTACCGATCGTTCCACGCTCCGTGCCGTCCCCGAGGCCGGGCGCACAGCGCAAGCCGGCCCGCCGCCGGAGGGGCTCGCCCTGTCGCAGGTCGGTGGCGTCCTGCGCCGGTCCTGGCTCTGGATCGCCCTGCCGACCATCGCTGCCGGAGCGGCGGCCGTCGCCTTCGTTCAGGTCGTGCCGCCCCGCTACACCGGTGAGGCCAAGCTCCTCCTGGAGAGCCGCGAGGCCGGCTTCGCCCGTACGGCCCAGGAGCGGACCGACCAGCCCCAGCCCATCGACGAGCAGGCAGTGGCGAGTCAGGCGCAAGTCGTGATGTCGCGCGATCTCGCCCGCGAGGCGATCCGGCGGCTGAAGCTCGTCGGCAACCCGGAATTCGACCCGAGCGTCGATGGGCTCGGCCCGGTGCAGCGCGCATTGATGCTCGTCGGACTCGCCCAGAACCCGCTGGAGCGCCCCTCCGAGGACCGGGTGCTCGACGCCTATTTCGAGCGGCTCCTCGTCTATCCGGCCGGCAAGTCGCGGATCCTCAGTGTCGAGTTCCGCTCGAAGGATCCGGCGCTCGCAGCGCAGGGCGCCAACACCATCTCGGAACTCTACATCGCCTCGCTGGAGGCCGCGAAGGTCGACACCGCCCGCTACGCTTCGACCTGGCTCGGCGGCAACATCGAGACCCTGCGCAGCCGGGTGGCCGAAGCGGAGGCGAAGGTCGAAGCCTTCCGGGCCAAGAACGGGCTCGTGGCGGCGGGCGGCATTGCCGGCCAGCCGCTGAGCGGGCAGCAACTCGCCGAATTGTCGAGCCAGCTCTCGCACGCCCGCACCCTCAAGGCGGACCTTGATGGGCGCGTGAAGCTCATCCGCGAGATGATCAAGGACGGACGCGCCTTCGAGATCCCGGATGTCGCCAACAACGACTTGATCCGTCGCGTCGTCGAGAGCCGCATCACCCTGCGAGCGCAACTCGCCCTTGAGTCGCGCACGCTCCTCCCGGCTCATCCGCGCATCAAGGAGCTGACCGCGCAGGTCGCCGACCTCGACGGGCAGATCAAGTCCGCGGCCGAGCGGATCGGGCGGACGCTGGAGAACGACGCCAAGATCGCGGGGGCCCGCGTCGAGAGCCTTCAGGCGACGGTCGAGGGACAGCGGGACGTCGTCGTGAAGGGCAATTCGAGCGAGGTTCAGCTGAGGGCACTGGAGCGTGAGGCCAAGGCCCAGCGCGAGCAGCTCGAATCCTATCTTTCCCGCTACCGCGAGGCTGCGGCCCGCGATGCGGAGAGCGCGAGCCCGGCCGATGTGCGCATCGTCTCGCGGGCGGTCGTTCCGGAGCTACCGTCCTTCCCCAAGAAGCTGCCGATCGTCGGACTCGCAATGCTGTTCGCCTTTCTGTTCTCGGCGGGCGCGGTGATCGCGCGGCGCCTGCTCGCCAACCCGGGCGGCGCACCTCCGGCGGAAGCGGGGCGGTCCGACGGGAGCGAGGCGGCAGCGACCCGGCCGGAGCCCGCGCGCTTCACCTTCCCCGAAGCCGCTCCGCCGGCCTCTTGGCCGCCGCTCGCGCAGGCGACCGTCGGACCGGCGCCCGCGAGCGGCCCGGACAAGCCGACCCACCCGCGCGCGGAAACGGGCGCTCCGTTCGACCTCGGCCTCCTGATCGACCGCCTCGGTGCACAGGCTCGGGGCGAGGGCGGCCGTACCATCCTCGTCGTCGAGACCGAGACCGCAATGCGCGGCTCGGGGCGGCGTGCCCCGAAAGGGCTCGCCGAGACCCTGGCGGACACCCTGGCCGGCGGCGCCCGGGTTCTCGCGGTCGATCTCGATGGTCCGGCCAGCGGGCCGGACGAGCCGGGACTGACCGATCTCGTCGCCGGCGACGCCGCCTTCCTGGACGTGATCCAGCCCGTGCCGGGCTCTCGTCTCCACCGGGTCGCCCACGGATTCGTCGAGGGCGAGGTGCTGCTCGAAGAGCCGCAGGCACTCGCCATCTCCCTCGACGCGATGGCGGAGGCCTACGACTGGGTCGTGTGCAGCCAGCGCTTCCGGCCCGGGGAGGCGTCCCGGGCCCTCCTTGCGGAGGTCGCCGGACGGATGGACAGCGTCGTCATCGCCTCGAACGCATCGGCCGACGATGTTGACCTCGTCGCCCTGTACGGGATCGCGGAGGATGCGGGTGCGGGCCAGGTTCTGGTCGCGCAGGACAAGGTCGCGACCGCCGCCGAGGCGCTGGACCATGACATGCCGCTGCGCCTCTCGGCGGCTTGAGCCGGACCGTCAGGTGGCGGGGCGCAGGCGCCGCAGGCGCTGAGCCAGAGCCCAGAGGCGCGGGTCGCGCTTGATGCGCGCCCGCAGGCGGGTGGCGGCGCCGGCCGCGACGCCGTAGAGGCGGCCCCGCGCGCTCACCGGCAGGACGAACTCGGCGAGCTCGATCGTCTCGTCGCAGATGCTCGATTTGTAGCGCGCTTTTCCCACCCCGAGGTCGAAGGCGCGGCGCCCGCGCTCTGCCTGATCGCGCACGAGATGGTGCAGCAGGAGATCGCCGGGGCTGAAGCGGGAGACGTCCGCCGCCCCGTCGAAAGCCGTCATCATGCCGCTGAAGCGGCCGCAATCCACGGCGCCCCCGAAGGTCGCGAGGACCCGCCCGGTCTCCCGGGCGACCAGGGCGTGGATCTCGATTGCGGGCGTGCCCGCACCCGGATCGGCCGCTGCGGCGAGGAAGCTCCGAATGGATTCGTCGGCGTAAGGATCCGCGATGCAGAGGCTCGCGAAGCGGGCGGCCTTATGGGCAAAGAAGGCGCCGAGGTAGGAATCCATCTCGGCTCTCGTCTCCGCCCGCCGATAGTCAAGCGGGCCGACCGCCTCGATCAGGCGCTTCTCCTTCGAACGCAGTTTCTTGCGGGCATCCGCGCTGAAGGCGCGCCGCAGGGTTGCCTCGGAGTCGGGCCCCAGCATCAGGCCGTAGGCGTCGTTCGCGCCCGGTCGCGCCCCGATCGCGAGCGGGTTGACGGCGCCGTCCCAGGTCCGCGGCTGGTGCGTCAGGAGGTAGAGATCGATGCCGGCCTTCGGCGCGACGCGCACGAGGAGATCGACGAGATCTTCGTGCCGGATCGCGGTCGCCTCCCGGCTCGCGAAGAGGGGCAGGTGATAGTTCGCGTGGGTGCCGCCGACGACGCGCGCGACCCGCACGCCTCGCTCTCGGCGAATGGCGAGCGGCATCAGGAGGCGCGGCCACCCGCTCGCGTCGCGCAGGACGACGACGCGGAGCGGCCCCGCCGCGGCGCCCTTGCGCAGGAAGGCGGCCACCCAGTCGAAGCGCTGGTAGGGCGTGCCGAGGCAGTCGGGACCGCTCTCCAGTTTCCGCCAGATCGCCTCGACGGCACCGAGATCGGACCAGACTTCCGCCCGCATGCCCCCGTGTGCTCCTTGCACGCCCTCTGCGACCAGGGATGCTCCGGACCAGTCCTGGACGAGAACCGACATCGGCCGAACTCTCCCGCAGCGCCGCCCGTGGGCGCCAGATCGGGTACATTTAGGGGGCCCTGTCCTAAGGCCGGGTGTCGCTGCGCCTGTGACCTGCTGGTGTGGGTAACGAAACCTTGTCGGTCCTCGGGTTAGAGGTCACGGAACCGCCCCGAGCGGCGCCGGGAGGCCCTCCCTTGCTCTCTCCACGCAATCGCCGTCGCCTGTTCGAGGCCGGATTCCGCGTCGTCTCCGGCCTCGCGGCCGACCGCTGGCTGGAGCCGGCGGCCCGGGGGCGTGGTCTGATCCTGACCTTTCACCACGTCACGCCCGATGCACCCGGTCCCTTCGCACCGAACCGCCTCCTCAGCATCACGCCGGGCTTTCTCGACCGGACCCTGACGGCTCTGCGCGAGCGGGGTTTCTCCATCGTTCCCCTCGACGAGGTGCCGGAGCGCCTGACCCGGGCCGGCCAGAAGCCCTTCGCCGCCCTCACCTTCGACGATGGCTACCGCGACAACGCGATCCACGCGGCGCCGGTGCTCGCCCGCCATCGCGCGCCCTGGACGCTGTTCGTGACAAGCGATTTCGCCGACCAGCGGGGCCGGCTCTGGTGGCTCGAACTGGAGCGGGCAATCCGACGTCTCGACCGGGTCCGGGTCGCGAGCGGGGAGGGGGCCGGCATCGACCTTCCGGCCCGCACCGCATCCGAGAAGACAGCCGCATTCGAGGCGGTCTACCGGGCGTTGCGAACGGGGTCGGAGGATCGGCTCCTGAGCGTCGTCGCGGATCTCTGCGACCGGGCCGGCGTCCGGGCCGGCAGCATCGCGGCGGAGCTCTGCCTCGACTGGAGCGAATTGCGGGATCTGTCCCGCGCCCCCGCCGTGACGATCGGGGCGCATACGCGCTCGCACCCGATGCTCGCCAAGCACGACAGGGACGTCGCCGGCGCCGAGATCGCGGAAGGCCGCGCCCGCATTGAAGCGGCACTCGCGCGCCCCGTGCGCCATCTCTCCTACCCGGTGGGAGACCGGACTTCGGCGGGGCCGCGGGATTTCGCGTTGGCGCGCGATCTCGGTTTCGCCACGGCGGTGACGACGCGGCCGGGGCATCTGTTCGCGCAGCATGCCGACCACCTGCACGCCCTGCCGCGGGTTTCGGTCAACGGCTGTCACCAATCGCGGGCCGCCCTGAACGGCCTCCTCTCGGGCGTGCCGTTCCTCGCCTGGAATCGCGGCCGGCGCCTCGACGTCTCCTGACGCGCCTCAGCGCCTGCGGCGGCGCCGGTAGCTGCGTGTCTCCTCGGAGCCGCCGGCGGTGAAGACGGCGACCTGACGGCCCCGGCGCCCGTAGCGCGAGCGCCCGCGACGGCCGCGGCCGACCTCCGGCGTCGGATCCTCGGCCATCGGGATCGCGGCGGCCGTCACCGGCGGCGCCGATGACGCCGCCCCGTCACCACCCGCGATGTTCTTGGCGGCGGGCCCGAATATCGACAGGCACTGGTTGTAGGCGAGATCGTTCTTCAGCCGCTCGCAATCACCGATCGAGCGGGGCGTCTCTTGCGCCGCGAGCGGGGTGCACGCGAGGAGAAGGAAGCCGACGAGGCCGAGGCGGCGCGGAAGAGCACGGGGCATGGGGCGGGGAAGGACCAGAATCGGGGTTCGCAGACACTGATGCCCCGCTTCTGGCGCCCGAGTGCGGCGAAATCGCGGGCGCTCCGCCGTCCAACGGGATCGGTCAGGCATCCGGCCGCTCCATCCAGCGGATCACGGGCATCAGGGGAAAGATCCAGGCGATGCCGAGCAGGCAGTAGAGCACGGTCTGCACAGGGGCGGGGGCCTCGGCGATGCGGCTGTCGGCGAGCGCCATCGCGAGCGGCGCGTAGATGATGACGAAAGCCAGGATCACGATCGTTCCGATCAACGTGCGGGTCCGGCGGGCCATCGGGATCGTCTCCTCAATCGTCTCTCCCCAGCCGGGCGGAAGCGGACAGGGCAGTCCGGTGGGATTGCATCTGCCCCACCGGGAACGCCGCGAGGGCTACTGCGCCCCCCATCCGATGGCAACACGGCTCGGCGCCGCATCGGCGGGATCCCCGGCGAGGGCGCTCTGCGTCACCGGCAGGCGTTGCCCCGCCCGCGCAGGCTGCCGTAAGAGCCTGCCCCGACAGCGCCCGCTCCCTTCGGTTCATCCCGCGACGGGCGGCGTCCGACAAAGCCCCGAGCGAGCGACACGATGATCTCCGCCGCGACCGCGACTCCCCCGGCAAACCGCGCCGTGCGCACCTGGCTCCATCTGCTCGCCGCCCTCGTGGTGGCGATGGTGGCGGTGGGCGGCGCGACCCGGCTCACCGGCTCCGGCCTCTCGATTACGGAGTGGCGTCCGGTCACCGGAGCCGTCCCGCCCCTCTCGGCCGAGGCCTGGGCGGCGGAATTCGACAAGTACAAGGACACGCCGCAATACCGGATTCTCAACCAGGGTCTGGGGCTTGCCGATTTCAAGGTTCTCTATGCCTGGGAATGGGGGCACCGGATGCTGGGGCGCCTCATCGGCCTCGCCTTCTTCCTGCCCCTCATCTGGTTCTGGCTGCGCGGGAGCCTCGGCGGCCGCCTCGGCCTCGCCCTGCTCGGGCTCGGCGTCCTCGGCGGGCTCCAGGGCGCGATAGGCTGGATCATGGTCGCCTCTGGCCTGCAGCCCGGCATGACGGCGGTCGCCCCCCTCAAGCTCGCCCTGCACCTGACCACCGCGAGCCTCATCCTCGCGGGCCTCGTCTGGCTCGCGACCGGCCTACGGGGGGCGTCGATCCCGCCGGCCAAGGCACGGCTGCGGCGCACCGCCTACGCCCTCCCGATCCTTGTGCTGATGCAGATCTTCCTCGGTGGCCTCGTGGCGGGCTCCCATGCCGGGCTCGTCTACAACACCTGGCCCACCATGAACGGCGAGTGGGTGCCGGCCGTATCGGGGCTGTTCGTGGTCAAGCCCTGGATCGAGAACTTCGTCGACAACGTCACCCTGGTCCAATTCAACCACCGCCTGACCGCCTACCTCATCGTCGCGGTGGCGCTCGTCCACGCGGTCGATGCGCGCCTGTCCGGCGGCAAGGCCCTGGCCCGGCGTGCGACCGGCATCGCCGCGCTCACCCTCGCCCAGGCCACACTCGGCATCACGGCGCTGCTGCTCGCCGTGCCTCTCTGGGCCGCGCTCGCTCATCAGGTCTCGGCGATGGCGGTGCTCGTCATGGCGGTGGTCCATGCCCGCCTCAGCCGCGGCACGCTGCCTGCATCCTCACGTCTCGGCCCGGCGAGCGTCCCCTTCGGCTACGAAGCGATGGCCGCCACCCGGGCGTGACGCGACGGTTGCCAATGCTCACGAGAGCAAACCGAGTCGGAGGGCGGACGGGCACCGCATCGCCGTCGCACTCTACAGGTGCGGCACGTCTTCGCCCTGCGGCGAAACGTCTTGCATCGCACCAATCTTCACTATGTGGGTGGAAATAGCTGGGAGTAACCGCGCCTCGGTAGTTTGTCCACGGAACGACTTGCCGAGAAAAAGCTTAAGCTCGACGTGGTGCTGGAGGCAGAGATGTTCCTGGCGGAAGATGGACGACCCGTTGGGCTGACTTGGAGCTATACCCGTCGCGAGATCATGGCCGATGGGGTGATCCATTGTCTCGGCGTGGCGCTCGGTCTTGCCGGTGCCGTCGCTCTCGTGGTCACGGCTACGATGGCCCATCTCGGCTGGGGCGCACGCGCCGCCATCGTCGTCTACGCCACCGTCCTCGTCTCGATGCTGGCCGTCTCGGCGATCTACAACCTGCACCCGGTTCATCCGCGCAAGTGGCTATTGCGACGCGCCGATCACGCCCTGATCTACCTGATGATCGCCGGAACCTACACGCCGCTTGTCACTCTCGTCGGCACGGGCCCGACGGCCTACGGGCTCCTCGCCTTCATCTGGGTCGTGGCCGGCATCGGCATCGCGGTGAAGCTGTTCCTGCCCGGCCGTTTCGACCGTCTCTCGATCGCCCTCTACCTGATGCTCGGCTGGAGCGGCCTTCTCGCCTACGAATCCGTCATCGCGGCCCTGCAGCCCACCGCGCTCTGGCTCCTGGCGGTAGGCGGCCTGCTCTACTCCTTCGGCGTCGTCTTCCACGTCTGGCGGAGCCTGCCCTTCCAGAACGCGATCTGGCACGGCTTCGTGCTCGTCGCCACGGCCTGCCATTATGGGACGGTGTGGGCGAGCCTGTCCGGCGCGACGGCAGCCTGACAGGCTGTCCGAGCTACGGCTGCGTCACCCAAGGGTTGATCACGCGGATTGCGGCGGCTTCAGTCTGCACCGGCGCGGAATCCCGCGGTGCGGCGTCCCGCTTCAGCCGGGGGATCTGACGACGGGCCTCGTCGGCGGGGAGCGCGCCAACCGGGGCGATCATGGCGGCGAGGAGCCGGCGGGTCTTCTTGTCGACCTGTCGCGAGCGATCGACGGGCTCGAACTCGTGCAGTGCGTGCTTCTTGTCCGGATTGCCGGTGAAGACGCGGGCACCATCCTTCAGGATCACGATGTCGCCGGGACGCAGGGTCTCGTCCTTGAGGAGCGCCGCAGCCGGGCCGGCCTTCATGTCGAGAGGCTGCTGACGGTCGGTGACGCGGACCTTGAGCGGCTCGGGCTTCGGCAGCGCCGCGTAGCGGACCTTCGGGCGAAGCCGGGCGGTGCGGGCATGACGTCGCCCGTAATAGCGCTCGGGCGAGGGCATCTGCACGTCGGCCGGCTCCGGCTGGGCCGCGGGCTGCGCCGGGGAGAAGAGCTGGCGGAAGAGGCCGCCGAGCCCCTCCTCCTGCGCCTGAACGGCTGCGGTGCCCAGCACCATCCCGGCCGCGGCGAGGGCTATCACGATACCGTGATTCCGTGAATGACGGGCGAGTCGGGCTTGGGTCGTCGGCATCGGTCCCCTCCGGCAGGCTCTCCCGCGCCTGCGGCGGGACG carries:
- a CDS encoding COX15/CtaA family protein, whose amino-acid sequence is MISAATATPPANRAVRTWLHLLAALVVAMVAVGGATRLTGSGLSITEWRPVTGAVPPLSAEAWAAEFDKYKDTPQYRILNQGLGLADFKVLYAWEWGHRMLGRLIGLAFFLPLIWFWLRGSLGGRLGLALLGLGVLGGLQGAIGWIMVASGLQPGMTAVAPLKLALHLTTASLILAGLVWLATGLRGASIPPAKARLRRTAYALPILVLMQIFLGGLVAGSHAGLVYNTWPTMNGEWVPAVSGLFVVKPWIENFVDNVTLVQFNHRLTAYLIVAVALVHAVDARLSGGKALARRATGIAALTLAQATLGITALLLAVPLWAALAHQVSAMAVLVMAVVHARLSRGTLPASSRLGPASVPFGYEAMAATRA
- the trhA gene encoding PAQR family membrane homeostasis protein TrhA, with product MFLAEDGRPVGLTWSYTRREIMADGVIHCLGVALGLAGAVALVVTATMAHLGWGARAAIVVYATVLVSMLAVSAIYNLHPVHPRKWLLRRADHALIYLMIAGTYTPLVTLVGTGPTAYGLLAFIWVVAGIGIAVKLFLPGRFDRLSIALYLMLGWSGLLAYESVIAALQPTALWLLAVGGLLYSFGVVFHVWRSLPFQNAIWHGFVLVATACHYGTVWASLSGATAA